A single region of the Triticum dicoccoides isolate Atlit2015 ecotype Zavitan chromosome 2B, WEW_v2.0, whole genome shotgun sequence genome encodes:
- the LOC119360394 gene encoding uncharacterized protein LOC119360394 encodes MAWINSPSETSARRKRVSSSLVVSLHCASSSALADRSTDSEVQAWQLQEHSPSASCWRSPSPTPRRRPWSSAWPSALTAPGRTSRPRKPSRLRSSGGDYESKAVGTLDRTGTFSVPLAADLHGADCVVQLHSASSNAPCPGQEPSKIMPVSEGTTYNIVAGDNTATPSAASPECASMTLCGPIKKHIMEHFHHKKPVPPKPEPKPQPHLDYGPVPKPEPKPQPHPDYHPVPPTPTYGGGGGGGYDEHH; translated from the exons ATGGCGTGGATTAATTCGCCATCGGAAACATCGGCGCGCCGAAAGCGAGTTAGCTCATCTCTCGTTGTCTCGCTTCACTGCGCTTCTTCTTCTGCGCTTGCAGACAGATCGACCG ACTCAGAGGTTCAGGCATGGCAGCTACAAGAGCACTCGCCCTCTGCGTCCTGCTGGCGATCGCCGTCGCCAACGCCGAGGCGGCGTCCATGGTCGTCGGCCTGGCCAAGTGCGCTGACTGCAccaggaagaacatcaaggccgagGAAGCCTTCAAGG CTCAGGTCTTCAGGTGGCGACTACGAGAGCAAGGCGGTGGGTACCCTCGACCGCACCGGCACCTTCAGCGTGCCCCTGGCCGCCGACCTCCACGGCGCCGACTGTGTCGTGCAGCTCCACAGCGCGTCCTCCAACGCGCCGTGCCCCGGCCAGGAGCCGTCCAAGATCATGCCGGTGTCCGAGGGCACCACCTACAACATCGTTGCCGGCGACAACACCGCCACGCCGTCCGCGGCATCGCCGGAGTGCGCGTCCATGACCCTGTGCGGGCCGATCAAGAAGCACATCATGGAGCACTTCCACCACAAGAAGCCCGtgccgcccaagccggagcccaagccTCAGCCCCACCTGGACTACGGCCCCGTGCCCAAGCCCGAGCCGAAGCCGCAGCCCCACCCGGACTACCACCCCGTCCCTCCCACGCCCACctacggcggtggcggtggcggtggatacGACGAACACCACTGA
- the LOC119367054 gene encoding proline-rich protein 4-like: MAAPRTLVLGVLLAIAVANAEAASVVVGQAKCADCTRKNIKAEEAFKGLQVAIKCKNVHGHYESKAVGALDGTGTFSVPLAADLHGADCVAQLHSSASNAPCPG, translated from the exons ATGGCAGCTCCGAGAACACTCGTCCTCGGCGTCCTGCTGGCAATCGCCGTCGCCAACGCTGAGGCGGCGTCAGTCGTCGTCGGCCAGGCCAAGTGCGCCGACTGCAccaggaagaacatcaaggccgagGAAGCCTTCAAAG GTCTACAGGTGGCAATCAAGTGCAAGAACGTCCACGGCCACTACGAGAGCAAGGCAGTGGGCGCCCTCGACGGCACCGGCACCTTCAGCGTACCCCTCGCCGCTGACCTCCACGGCGCCGACTGCGTCGCGCAGCTCCACAGCTCCGCCTCCAATGCGCCGTGTCCCGGCTAG